From the Mesotoga prima MesG1.Ag.4.2 genome, the window TTGAGCGAGAGAAAATACGAAGAGAATAGCCTGTATTTATCTAGCCAAAACCCGCCCATCTTTCCCTTCAAGTGCCAGCCAATGTTTTCTGCGTTTCCGTCGATACCTCCAAAAAAATATGCCCTTCTACCTGCCACGTAGTAGTCAAAATTATCCATCAGCCTTTCACCCCGGATGAAACGCCTGTATCTATGAACTGCCTCTGGAAGATCAGGAAAATGATTATCATGGGAATCGTCATCATTATGGAAGCTGCCATCATATACTGCCAGTACGTATAGTAACTTGTCCGGTAAAAATCAAGGCCCACAGTTAGGGTAAACATCTCCTTTCTCGAGGTCATGAGCAGCGGCCAGAGAAAGTCGTTCCAGGTGCCAACAAAGATGTATATGGCCAATGCTGAAATGGCCGGTTTTGAGATTGGCAACACGACTTTGAAGTAAGTCTTGATTATCGAGGCGCCATCGATTCTTGCGGCCTCTTCCATCTCCCTGGGAATAGCCATGAAGAACTGCCTCATCAGAAAGATCCCAAAGACACCGGTTAGCTTGGGGAGAAAGAGGCCGTAATAAGTGTTCACGAATCCGAACCTCACCATGAGGTTGTAATTGGGTATCAGCGTGACGTGACCGGGGATCATGAGTGTGGCTAGAAAGAGTGCGAACCACAGATCCCTCAGCGGAAAACGCAACCTAGCGAAGGCGTAACCTCCAAGGGCATCGAAGATAAGGTGGCCAATTGTTACCAGCGCGGCATAGATGATCGTGTTAAGTATCCATCTGGCGTAGGGCGTGATCTTGAAGACTTGTACGTAATTCTCGCCGGTAGCGGGGGCTCCGAAAAACTCCGGAGGCCACTTAAACAAATTTATCTCGGGAGGCCACTTCATTATATCCGTACCCGTTGTCACACCGTTTTCGGTGTATCTCATAGGAGTGAGAGATACTATGGCCGACCAGAGGAAGGGAAAGAGCGAAACGACCGCATAGAGAATCAACACGACGTAGGCGATAATCATACCAATCTTTAGTTTTTTCTTCATGTAATCGCCCCCTTAAAAATACGACTCTTCCTTTATCAGTTTGCGCTGAAGGGCAGTGATCGCGAAAATTATCAGAAAGAGGACCATCGCGATCGCAGAAGCATAGCCCATCCTGTGATATTCAAAAGCGTTCTTGTATATGTAATAGGAAATCGTTATATTTCGCATGTTTTTGATTAGGAAGTATATCTGGTCAAAAACCTGCAGACAACCTATTATTCCCATTATCGATACGAAGAGCATCTGAGGTCTGAGAAGGGGCACAGTGATCTTCCAGAAGGTCTTCCAGAATTTCGCCCCATCGAGCTGGGAGGCCTCGTAAATGGATGATGGAATACTCTGCAGCGCGGCCAGAAAGGTTATCATGAAGTAACCGGCTGTGGTCCATATGTTCATCACCATAATTGCTCCGAGAGCCGTATTCGGTTCATTGAGCCAGTCAACAGCCTGAAACCCGAACGTTGAAAGGAACCTGTTCAAAACGCCGGGCTTGGAGTATATAAGCCAGAAGATCATCGAGATAGCCGCGGAAGAAGAAATTGAAGGGAGGAAGAAAACCGTCTTGAAGAATCTCTGTCCCATGATTTTCATGTTGGCGGCTACGGCCAGGAGGATTGCCAGTAACGTTTGGATGGGTACGACTACGATGGAATAGACAAAGGCGTTCTTTAACGAGATCCAGAAATACTGATCCTTGAACATCTCTCTGAAATTCTTTAATCCTACAAATTCCGGCACGTATCTCGTGAAGAGTTCACTCTTTGAGGACATGTATTCCTTCATGAAGTCTTTGACAGATACCGAACTGTTGAGCCGGCCTGCCAGAAAGTCTTCTACTATTTTGTCCGTATCTAGAAAGCTACTTACGGCTTCCTTTTGCTCTGCGTTCAGTTTTACCCCCATATCCAGCGTCAAGAAAGTTACCGGGTCAAAAAGAGAGAGAAGCTCATTCTTGACAAGTCCTTCTTCATCGGGGAAAACGCCCAGATGAAATGAAACGGATTCTTCAGGGACGAAGGTCATGTTGAATTTTTGGGCTTCCGTGGGCTGGTAGTTGGTGAAGCTGTAGTACAAGCCTGCGAAAACAGGATAGATCGTGAAGATCAAGATGGTGATTATTATAGGCGCTGCGAAGAGATAACCAACCATGGCTTCTCTCGTTTTGAAATTCAGCTTCATATCCTCACCCCTCTAAAGAGATCCGGGCGGATCGCAATCCGCCCGGCAAGAGACAGGTTATTCGGCTACCCAGCCCGAATAATTCTCTTCGACAAAGGTTAAGGCTTCGGAGAGGCTGATTTTCTGATAGAAGAGATCCTTTAACAACGAATTGAGCTGGTCGTGTGCTCTGGAAAAAACTCCGCTGGGTGTCTTGACCTTCCAGGGAGTGCCATACTCCGCGCCTCTGTAGAATGCCTGTTTCGTTGGATCGGTATCCTTTTCAGCGTTCTGTATGTTGGAGGCCAGTACTCCCGCTTCGCTGACAAACCGCTCTTGTCCCTTCGTAACAAGGAATTTCAAGACTTCCCAGGCTGCATCCTTGTTTGGAGTAGTTCGGTTTATGCTCCAGGAGACCGTATAAACCATCGTTGACTTCTCAATAAGATGCGGCATCTCGACTATACCGGTGTTCTTCAGAACTTCCGGGTAATCGCCGGCGAGGAATCCGATGGTCCAGGGGCCGGTCATCGCCATAGCCACCCTTTCCTTTCCATAAGCTTCTCCAATCCAACCAGCACCCAGGTTTGCCGGTTCCTGAGCGACTTTGTACTTGTTGACCAGATCGAGATAGAAATTGAGGCCGAATTTGGCATCTGGTTTACCCAGAGCTACGTTTAGATCCTCGTCAACGATGTCTCCGCCTGTTCCATAAACAAAAGGTAGTATCCTATTGAGATCGGCCGCAAGAACCAGAGGGGTTTCAAAGCCCTTTCTCTTGAGTTGAAGAGCCTTATCAAGCATATCGAACCAGGTGTCTTCGTCTGTAGGGTAGGCGACATCGTACTGGTCGAATATTTTCTTGTTGAAAACAAGTGCAAGGGTCGAAAAGTCCTTCGGGATCCCGTAGATCCTATCTTCGTACTTGAAGGCTTCGATGAGATTGGGGTAGAACCAGTCGATGTCGAAACTATCGTCTCTTTTGATGTATAGATCTAGTGGAAGGAGCATATTCTGCTTGGCCAGTTCTTCGAACCAGAAGGCTTCAACATAGAAGAGATCAGGAGCGGTGCCAGCAGAATACTGGGTGATAAGCATTTGCCTGAAGTCCCCCGGTATAGGCTGCCATTCGACCACGATATCCGTTTGCATGTTGTTGAATTCTTCGACGTTCTTCATTATGACGGCCTCTTCAACAGGGTTTCCAGGCCAGCCGCTGATTCTGATGTTCGTGACCCCTAATACCATGAGTCCAGCTAACAAAACAAGACTTACCAACAGAAATCTTTTCATACTAAACCCTCCTTTTCAGGCGTCCAGCGCCTTGGATATTACTAGAACAGTTCCTATAGACCACAGCTGAGGTGAGCAACTTGTTGGATATTCAATCAACTTTCCAGATGTTTCAGATACTGACAGACCGCTAAAGAGCTCGGGGAGGCGATTGTCATGATGTTTGTCCTTCACTTTCAACAGATCCCGCGCGAGCTGTCTGGCCTTTTCGTAAAAACCATATTTTATCAGGCCAAGCATAATCAGTGAGTTGTCGTGCGGCCAGACACTTCCGTTGTGGTAGGAGAATGGATTGTAACGCTTCATTTTGCTGGAGAGCGTTCTTATCCCCCATCCGGTGTATAGTTCATCGGAAAAGAGACGGTTCACCAACGCCTCGGCTCTATCTTCGTCCACTATGCCCGTCATTAGGCAGTGCCCGGGATTTGATGTTATTGAATCGACCGGTTTCTTGTTTTTATCCAGCGCCGTAGCGAAGTAGTCTTCGCTCTCCAGCCAGAAGTCCCGGTTGAAATTTTCTTTCAGGGCGGCTGCCTTCAGTGCATACACATTTGCCCTTTCTTCGTCCTCAAAGAGAGCCATGAGTTTTTCGAGACACTTGAAGGCATCATACAGATATCCCTGGACCTCTACTGGCGCCAGTGGAGGCTCTGCCAGCGTACCGTCGGAGAAGCTCACGGAGTCGGCGGAATCTTTCCAGCTCTGAATAGATAGACCGGTGCCTGAAGGTGCGAATTCGATGTATCCGTCGTTATCTAGATCAGCGTAAGTATCGATCCATTTGGCAGCTGCCATGATGCTGTTTTTTATAGATCTTATAAAGTTCCAGTCATTAGTCTGTGAGTAGTACCTGTGTGAGAGCATAATGAACAGGAGCGTTGCATCTATCGATCCGTAGTATCTTTCAAAAGGTAGCCTTCCGGCTAGCGATAGTTCATTCAGACGGGTTTCATGAACGATCTTTCCGGGTTGTGCTTCGGTCTGGCTGTCTTCTTCTTTACTTTGAAGATGAGTATGCACCGTAAGGATATTTCTCGTTATTTCAGGAAGAAGATCCACGGTCTGGAGGCCAAAGATAAGGCTATCCCTCCCAAAAACTGTGGCGAACCAGGGTAGGCCTGCGCCTGGAAAATCACCGTAGACTGTGGGAATCATGAGCATTTTCAGATCTCCCAGTTCCCTTTCATCCAGCAGCGAAGTCTTTTTGATAGGCGCAATATCCTTCACCGGTCTTTCGGACAACATCTTCTTGAAAACAACGTCCTTTTTCACATATTTGCCGAGCCTCAATTTCCCGGATACTCTCTCAATCTGACCTGGTCTAACTTCCAGAGAGAGTGAAGTCAGAGAGTTCTCAACGGTATCCCTTTCGAGGTCGGTCTCATATTGAAAACTCCTCGGTGGAGAAGAGGAAAGAGTTCTCGAGCTTTCGAGCTCATTGTATGAGTCATTCTTTTTCCTCACTGAGAAAATGTCTTCGAAGACGCAAATGATATCATATTCGAAAGAGATCCGAACTTCTTCCAGAGAATAACTCCTCACCGTCAACTCTGTTTGAAGAGCATTTCCTTCAGCCCGGAGACATTCGGAGACTGCGATATCGTAATGTGGAATTCCCGGTTTTGATCGCCCCAGATAATGGGTTTCAATCCTGTCCCAGGAAAAATCTGTGTGTAGTCTTCTGAGCTTGTGCGAGGACTTTAATATCATTCTGGATATGAAACGGGTATCCTCCAGATAAAGTCCGGCCGCCTTTTCATACTCGCAGTCGATGATCCCTCTGTCATCGGTAACTACCATAAGGTTTCCGTTCTTGAAAACCTTCATCTTTTCACCTCTGAGGATTCTCTGACAATCAGCTCGACCGGAAGAATCGTCGTTTCCGTGTGGTCTTCGGATATGAGTCTGATAAGATTGATAGCGGCCCTTCTTCCGACCTCGTCTATTGGCTGGTGGATCGTTGTCAGAGAGGGCGAAACGTCTGATGAAATGGGAATATCGTCAAATCCCACGACTGGCAGAGAAACCCCCTCTTCCCTCAAGGCTTTCAACGCGCCAATCGCCATCAGGTCTGAAGCCGCAAAGATGCCGTCGAACTGGCCAAGGTGTTTTTTCGTTATTTCGAAGCCGCTCTTTTCAACGAAGTCTCCATTGCGGCCGAGAAAGGTGAAATTCATTTCCTGCGCCGCTTTTTGAAAGCCGCGTTCCCTCCATAGAGAAACGCTTTGATCGGCTGGGCCGTTAATAAAGAGAACATGCGAGCAACCTTTTCGGGCGAGGTGCTTCCCTGCAAGATACGCACCTCCTTCATTATCGGTATCTACAAATGAGATGTCCTTATCTTTTTCGTTTCTACCGACTGCCACAAAAGGAATGTTCCGCAATTTGAGAAAGTCCACTCTTTCGTCTTCGTTTTTCAAGTCAAGTACCACAAATCCATCCACTAGTCTTTTGTCTGTGAATACACGGTAAGTATCTATCACGGAGTTATGTGGTTCGTCGGTTGTCAGAATAAGATGGTAACCGAGACGACTCAATTCGAGCGAGGTCTCCCTCAAGAAAATCGAAAAATACGGATATGTGAAGAGATAATCAGCGCTGTGCGGAACAATAATCGCAATCATCTTCGTCTGCTGGCTTCTAAGGCTTCGCGCCTGCTGATTTGGCACGTAGCCTAGCTTGCTTATTACACTTTCAACTCTCTCGCGGGTTTTAGCTGATACCTTCTCTGGATTGTTTATTACCCGGGAAACAGTCGCCGTAGATACTCTTGCCATCTTCGCTATTTTGGAAATGTTAATGTTCATATAAGCAACTCCTGCAAAAGATGTAATCGATTTCAATGTAATCGATTACATTATATAGACAGTTAGTTTTTAACAACAAACACAAATGCCGGCAATTTGCAGGCATTTTTCCTGTTTATTCATTAATAGGGACGAATGTACGGTTTTTCCTCACTGTACGGGAAAGTTTGGCAGAATTCCATAATTTCTAGATATGAGAAATGTGAGTAGTCTCGCTGGTTCTCTCGAGAGCAGTTTCAGGTTACCAATTTCAGAGCGGGATGCTGTGGGCATTGACAAGAGACTGACAGCGATGTGTTCAGAAGCTTGCGGCGGACTATATACCTATGTTTTCACTCTCCATATCGAAAAGCATCAGTGCCATGCAACCTTGTGGCCCAATATTTAGCCTGTGAACCAATAATACAAAAAAACTCACTCATCATATTGTCCCTTGCCCTCGTGACTCCATTTTCTGCATTCAGTCAACCTAGGGATCAGGATACCAGGAGATAGACTCTTGTTGTTGAGGTCTCCCTGGTCCTCCGTGACCGCAGGCCCATCCTTCGAGCAGAGCCGCGCGACTCTGATGAAAACCACGTTGTTTGTCAACGGTCTACCGTCCTCCGAGAGGATCAAAACAAGATCCCGAAACAAGTTCGGGATGACATTGTGAGGGGCTTCTTGAAGCCGCTGCTCGGATAATTTTTTTCAGTTGCAGTGAGCCCCTGAATTGATTGCCGGTTCTGTTCACGAGACCCCATACCCTGTAATCGATACCCCGTGCTCAACGTATCTGAACCTGTTTCAGCATCGATGGTCGTCCCAGCGAGCAGCGTCTCTTAGCGAGCGACAAGCGTCTCTCTTCAACTATGACCTGCTTAACGGACAGTTTTTGATTAAAATGTCCAGTATATAAAACACAATTTCATATTGTCGCTCTAGAGATCTTTTGATGAGGAATGTAAAGCTGTATTCTTCGCTCAGGATTTTTCCCTCTCGCATCCGGCTCTCCTTACCTCCAATTCTCGCTCTTGCTCATGGTCAAATCAGAAGCTAAGGAATTGATTATAGGCTCTTACTGAACAAGGTTGCGCTTGGAATTGACAACTGTTCCGGTTCACTTGGTCTGGCCGAACTAAACATCCCAGCGACACTGAGGAATACGACCCTTTCATGCAGCATTCTGAAAATGAAAGGGTGAGATTCTTTCAGCTGGTACACGTTCGAAAACTACTCTTAATAGAGAACACAGTGTAATGGTCTATATGCCGCATAAAAGCTTAATTGCAGCAAAAGAAACGCTTCACGAAGAAAGTGTAGAATAAAACTGGTATAGACATATAGATATCTGTGTGTGAATGCGAGGTGTCAACATGATACCTATCTATCTTAAAATCAGAAACTACATGATCAAGCAGATCGAAAAAGGCATACTTATCCCCGGTGACAGAATTCCGTCTGAAAGGGAGCTTGTTGATCTCTTCAAGGTAAGTCGCATGACTGTTAGACACGCCATCGATCAGCTGGTTAACGATGGAATCCTTGTCAGAATGGTAGGCAAGGGTACTTACGTAAGCAGTGAGAAGTTTGCAACCGAGCTAAATGTTTTGAGAAGCTTCTCAGAGGAAATAATCTCTACCGGGCATCGCCCCTCAGCCAAATTGATACGGATCGAGAGAGGTCAGGCTGGAAACTCAGTCACTTCTCTTCTAAGGATTGACAGCAGTCATGAGGTGATGAGAGTTGAAAGACTGAGGTTGGTTGACGATCTAGAAATGGCGATTACTGTTTCGTACTTTCCTTTGTCAAGAGCATTTCCGGTAGATGAGATAGACTTCAGCGCGACTTCGATCTACAACCAAATTGAGTCCCTAGGCCTTCGAATAGAAAAGGCTACCGAAACGGTTACAGCTGAAGCAGCCGACAAAAGGACTGCGAACTTTCTGCGTGTGAAAGACAAAGCCCCCCTCCTGAAAATAACTAGGCTCACATTTATTTCGAACAACGTACCTATTGAATACATGGAGGGATTGTTCAGGCCAGACAGATATTTTATATCCCAAGAACTCTATAGACAGGAAGTGAGATGATGAAGATGTTTGAAGAAATGTTTGGAAAGAAGCTCCCAATAATCGGTGTAGTTCATCTGCAGCCACTGCCAGGTGCGCCGAGATATGAAGGAATGTCTATGAAAGAGATTACCAGGCTCGCTGTTGAAGAAGCCAAAACCATGGTGGAGAATGGCGTGGACGGCCTGATAATCGAAAACTTCCGCGACATGATGTTCAAAAAGAGAGTCGGTCCCGAGACCGTTGCATCTATGACCTATGTTGCTTCGGAAGTAGTCGCTAATCTCTCTGTTCCAATAGGGCTCTGCGTTCTCCAATCCGATGCGATTTCTGCTCTTGCGATCGCGAAAGCAGTTGGGGGCAAGTTTATCAGGGTACCTTACTACACGGAGACATACATAGTTGATGCTGGAATGATGGAGAGTATTGCAGCCGATGCACTGAGATTCAGAAAGATGATCGAAGCCAGAGACGTAAAGATATTTGCAGATGTACACATCAAGCACGGCTATTCGCTTTCACGCAGACCCATTGAGGAATCGGCCGAAGATGCCTTTGAACGAGGACTTGCCGATGCCGTTATTGTCACGGGGAAAAAGACCGGCGGCAAGACCAAACCAGAGGATGTAAAGGCGGTAAGAGATTACCTTCCAAAGCTTCCACTTATTGTGGGAAGCGGGGTGACTCCAGAAAGTCTTTCCGAGTACTTCCCACAACTTGGCGATGCTGTAATTGTTGGAACGAGCCTTAAGAAAGACGGTAAGACTGAAAGCCCTGTGGACCCCGAGAGAGTCAGGCAGTTTGCAAATCATATGGAGAAGTGCAGAAAGGAGCTTGATTGATGACCACAATAACTGAGTTCAACCAGTTGTTTGGTACTTCGAAACCAATAATTGGGATGATTCATCTAAAGCCATTACCAGGCTCACCAGTTTATGATGGGGAGGGTTTAAGAAAAGTAATAGATCATGCGCTGGACGAAGCGGGAAAGCTCATTGAAGGCGGAGTAGATGGCGTTCAAGTCGAGAATTACAACGATCCGTCTTACTTCCCGGATGTTGCCGCCCCCGAGACTGTTTCCTCGCTCTCCATTGTTGCACACGAAGTTCACAAAGCTTTTCCGGATACGCCTATGGGCATCTGTCTTCTTGCCGATCCAATAGCATCCATTGCTGTAGCGCATTCCTCCGGCGCGAAATTCGTGAGAGCGACCGTGTTCACCGAAGCATCTGTAGATGTTTCGGGCTTAGCAATAAGAAGACCTCATGAAATTCTTAGATACCGCAAATTCCTCGATCCTTCCATAAGGATCTTTGCAGACGTTCATATCAAACATTCCGCGCCTCTTGCGATGAGACCGATTGAAGAATCCGCCTACGATGCCGCATATTTCCTGGCGGATTCTGTAATCATTAGTGGAAAGCACACTGGATTTGAGACGCCTCTCGAAGATCTGAAAAAGGTGCGAGGCGTACTTCCAAATTACCCGATTATGGTGGGTTCAGGAATGAACAAGGTTAACGCTGGAAAGATCTTCGAAGTAGCTTCAGGAGCTTTTGTTGGTTCCACTTTCAAGGTCGACGGTGATTCTTACAAGTCAGTGGATTCCGAGAGAGTCAAGGAGTTCATGAAGGTCATCAAGGAGATAAGAAAGCGATGAGCAGATCCGTTCTTGTTCTGGGTGATGTAAACGTAGATATAATCGGGAAGTTTGATGGGTTTCCCACACCGGGTAGCTGTGCCTACAGCGAGAAACCGGCTTTGCGACCCGGTGGCTCAGGACTGAACACTTATGTTGGATTGAGAAAGCTTGGGATCGATGCTGATTTTTTCACTATGATAGGAGAGGACATTTTTGGCGATTTCATAAAGGCCGAACTTTTGACACTTGGAATTGAATTCTCTCCTAAAATCTCGGAGTCGTATTCAACCGGTGTAGTGTTTTCTCTCTCTACAAACAACGAGCGGACCTTCTTCTCATTCAGAAGAGGTGCGGCCGATGTACATATAACTTACGAAGATCTTTCGGGAACCTCTCTGGATTCAGGTATATTGTATCTTACGGGTGTGTCTGTTGTAGAAGGTGAGGAGACTTTCGAGACATTTCTTAGAGTTGTTGAGGAAACCAAGTCTTCCGGCACGAAGATCTTCTTCGATCCCAACATAAGAAAGACCGATTTGGTTTCGATTTCGAGAATAGAAAAGATAATTCCTTTCGTGGATGTCTTCCTTCCCGCTCAAGATGAGTTGAAAGCTCTATTTTCAAAGTCTGACAAGTTCAGGTTTTGCTCGGACTTGCTTTCAACTGGTATTTCTGACATCTGGATAAAGAGAGGAGCAAATGGTTGTTCTCTCTTTTCGAAGGATAGCTGTTTTGACTTTCCCGCTCCAAGAGTAACGGCTCTTGAATGCACGGGAGCAGGTGATGCCTTCAACGCAGCCGTTATCTGGGGTTATGTCAACAATCTTGAAGAGAAGGAGATTGGCATTTACGGAAATATTTACGCAGGGATCAGCACAGAAAGAATCGGTGCTGCTACATCTTATCCCTATAGAAAAGAGATGTTAGAAAGCAAGCACTATAAATCTATCAAAACGGGGGTGAAAGTATCATGAAACGAATGATTCTCGTTCTATTTCTACTGGGGATCGTTGCAACGGGTTTCGGCGCATTGAAGGTGGCCATTGTTGCAGGAGACGCAATCGGAGACCGTGGATTTACGGACATGGCTTACATTGGCATTCAAGAAGCAGAAAAGCAGTTCGATATTGAATACAAAGTATTCGAGTGCCATGTCGACCCTTCGAAGTATTTTGATTCTTTGAGAGCGGCAGCTATGAACTACGATCTAATCTTCGTAGATCCTGGCTACTTCTTTGACAAGGAGCTCGCGGAGGTAAGCGCAATGTTCCTGTCGAAGACCTTTGTCTATATCGACGGCGCATCGGATCTTCCAAACGTCGTTTCAGTTCCTTTCAAGCAGAATGAAGGAGCTTTCCTCGCTGGATGCCTTGCTGCGCTATTGACTGACAAGACTGAACTGTGCAAGATCAATTCCGAGAAGATAGTTGGATTTGTCGGCGGTTTCGATATGCCCGTAATCAGGGACTATCAGGTCGGTTACGAACATGGTGTCAGATATGTCGATCCAGAAGTCAAGGTCATTGCGAGATATGCCGGAGATCATTACGATCCAGCCCTTGGAAAAGAGACGGCCTATTCAGTATCTAAAGAAGGAGCCGATGTGATTTTCCAGGCCGCGGGCCCCACGGGTCTCGGAATTCTCGAGGCAGCTAAGGACTATGGCTTCTTTGCAATTGGCGTTGATACGGATCAGGGCTATCTTCAGCCAGGTTTCATAGTGTCTAGTATGATGAAAAAAGTTGACGTCGCAGTTCTGGATATCGTTAGAATGCAGGTTGAGAATAAGCTTGAAAAGGGTTCCCTCCATGTCTACGGTATTGCTAATGGCGGAGTGGGACTCGCGTATAACGAATTCATGATGGATACAGTACCAGCGTCAGTCTACATAGAAATCAGAGAGATTCAGGAGAAGATCGCGAACGGAGAAATCGTAGTAGACTCATATCTCAACTGATGTTTTTTGGAGCCCCTCCGGGGGCTCCGTCTTCAATATCTCGGGGGGTGTTACCAATTCTTGTCTGCAATAAAGTCTCGAAGACATACCCAAATGGCCTGGAAGCACTCAAAGAAGTGAGTTTCGATGTAAAAAGAGGCGAGATTCACGCGATCGTGGGAGAGAATGGCGCTGGAAAGTCGACTCTGATGAACATTCTATTTGGAATGTTCAAACCGACTTCGGGAGAAATAACGTTCAAGGACAAGCAGTTCTCGCCAAAACATCCCTCGGAAGCGATAGGCCTTGGCATAGGAATGGTACACCAGCACTTCAAGCTCGTGCAGAGCATAACGGTTGCCGAGAATGTAGTGCTTGGTATGGAGAAACGCTTTCAGAACAGAATTGGAAAGATCAACAACGCCGAGATGAACAGTTCGGTTTCTTCGTTGATTGAGAGGCTTAGAATGTCGATCTCTCCGGATGACAGAATACAGGACTTACCGATAAGTAAGAAGCAGCAGGTTGAGATTCTTAAGGTTCTCTATAGAGATACGGATTTCGTTATTCTTGATGAACCAACCGCAGTGCTAGCCCCGAACGAGGTGGATGACTTTCTTGAATTTGTGACTGGAATTAGGGACATGGGTAAGACGGTGGTTTTCATCTCTCATAGACTGGGAGAGGTCTTCGCTATTGCTGACCGAATAACGATTTTGAGAAGGGGCAAGGTCGTAGGTACTTTTGACAAGAAGGACGTGAACAGAGAGAGTGTGGCAAACATGATGATCGGAACAGCCAGTGATCTCTATGAACGACCAGAAAACTTCGTGAGAGATGAAATCGTTTTGTCTGTGAAGCAGATTTCCGACGCATCGGGAATACTAAAGAATTTGAGCTTTGACCTCCACGAAGGGGAGGTCCTAGGTTTCGCAGGAGTTGGAGGAAATGGTCAGGAGGAGCTCTTTGAGGTGCTTGCAGGAAATCTGATGTTGTCCTCGGGAGAAATCTTACTAAAGGGATCTT encodes:
- a CDS encoding LacI family DNA-binding transcriptional regulator; this translates as MNINISKIAKMARVSTATVSRVINNPEKVSAKTRERVESVISKLGYVPNQQARSLRSQQTKMIAIIVPHSADYLFTYPYFSIFLRETSLELSRLGYHLILTTDEPHNSVIDTYRVFTDKRLVDGFVVLDLKNEDERVDFLKLRNIPFVAVGRNEKDKDISFVDTDNEGGAYLAGKHLARKGCSHVLFINGPADQSVSLWRERGFQKAAQEMNFTFLGRNGDFVEKSGFEITKKHLGQFDGIFAASDLMAIGALKALREEGVSLPVVGFDDIPISSDVSPSLTTIHQPIDEVGRRAAINLIRLISEDHTETTILPVELIVRESSEVKR
- a CDS encoding carbohydrate ABC transporter permease; this translates as MKLNFKTREAMVGYLFAAPIIITILIFTIYPVFAGLYYSFTNYQPTEAQKFNMTFVPEESVSFHLGVFPDEEGLVKNELLSLFDPVTFLTLDMGVKLNAEQKEAVSSFLDTDKIVEDFLAGRLNSSVSVKDFMKEYMSSKSELFTRYVPEFVGLKNFREMFKDQYFWISLKNAFVYSIVVVPIQTLLAILLAVAANMKIMGQRFFKTVFFLPSISSSAAISMIFWLIYSKPGVLNRFLSTFGFQAVDWLNEPNTALGAIMVMNIWTTAGYFMITFLAALQSIPSSIYEASQLDGAKFWKTFWKITVPLLRPQMLFVSIMGIIGCLQVFDQIYFLIKNMRNITISYYIYKNAFEYHRMGYASAIAMVLFLIIFAITALQRKLIKEESYF
- a CDS encoding GntR family transcriptional regulator, whose product is MIPIYLKIRNYMIKQIEKGILIPGDRIPSERELVDLFKVSRMTVRHAIDQLVNDGILVRMVGKGTYVSSEKFATELNVLRSFSEEIISTGHRPSAKLIRIERGQAGNSVTSLLRIDSSHEVMRVERLRLVDDLEMAITVSYFPLSRAFPVDEIDFSATSIYNQIESLGLRIEKATETVTAEAADKRTANFLRVKDKAPLLKITRLTFISNNVPIEYMEGLFRPDRYFISQELYRQEVR
- a CDS encoding amylo-alpha-1,6-glucosidase; amino-acid sequence: MKVFKNGNLMVVTDDRGIIDCEYEKAAGLYLEDTRFISRMILKSSHKLRRLHTDFSWDRIETHYLGRSKPGIPHYDIAVSECLRAEGNALQTELTVRSYSLEEVRISFEYDIICVFEDIFSVRKKNDSYNELESSRTLSSSPPRSFQYETDLERDTVENSLTSLSLEVRPGQIERVSGKLRLGKYVKKDVVFKKMLSERPVKDIAPIKKTSLLDERELGDLKMLMIPTVYGDFPGAGLPWFATVFGRDSLIFGLQTVDLLPEITRNILTVHTHLQSKEEDSQTEAQPGKIVHETRLNELSLAGRLPFERYYGSIDATLLFIMLSHRYYSQTNDWNFIRSIKNSIMAAAKWIDTYADLDNDGYIEFAPSGTGLSIQSWKDSADSVSFSDGTLAEPPLAPVEVQGYLYDAFKCLEKLMALFEDEERANVYALKAAALKENFNRDFWLESEDYFATALDKNKKPVDSITSNPGHCLMTGIVDEDRAEALVNRLFSDELYTGWGIRTLSSKMKRYNPFSYHNGSVWPHDNSLIMLGLIKYGFYEKARQLARDLLKVKDKHHDNRLPELFSGLSVSETSGKLIEYPTSCSPQLWSIGTVLVISKALDA
- a CDS encoding extracellular solute-binding protein, which gives rise to MKRFLLVSLVLLAGLMVLGVTNIRISGWPGNPVEEAVIMKNVEEFNNMQTDIVVEWQPIPGDFRQMLITQYSAGTAPDLFYVEAFWFEELAKQNMLLPLDLYIKRDDSFDIDWFYPNLIEAFKYEDRIYGIPKDFSTLALVFNKKIFDQYDVAYPTDEDTWFDMLDKALQLKRKGFETPLVLAADLNRILPFVYGTGGDIVDEDLNVALGKPDAKFGLNFYLDLVNKYKVAQEPANLGAGWIGEAYGKERVAMAMTGPWTIGFLAGDYPEVLKNTGIVEMPHLIEKSTMVYTVSWSINRTTPNKDAAWEVLKFLVTKGQERFVSEAGVLASNIQNAEKDTDPTKQAFYRGAEYGTPWKVKTPSGVFSRAHDQLNSLLKDLFYQKISLSEALTFVEENYSGWVAE
- a CDS encoding BtpA/SgcQ family protein, translated to MKMFEEMFGKKLPIIGVVHLQPLPGAPRYEGMSMKEITRLAVEEAKTMVENGVDGLIIENFRDMMFKKRVGPETVASMTYVASEVVANLSVPIGLCVLQSDAISALAIAKAVGGKFIRVPYYTETYIVDAGMMESIAADALRFRKMIEARDVKIFADVHIKHGYSLSRRPIEESAEDAFERGLADAVIVTGKKTGGKTKPEDVKAVRDYLPKLPLIVGSGVTPESLSEYFPQLGDAVIVGTSLKKDGKTESPVDPERVRQFANHMEKCRKELD
- a CDS encoding carbohydrate ABC transporter permease, with protein sequence MKKKLKIGMIIAYVVLILYAVVSLFPFLWSAIVSLTPMRYTENGVTTGTDIMKWPPEINLFKWPPEFFGAPATGENYVQVFKITPYARWILNTIIYAALVTIGHLIFDALGGYAFARLRFPLRDLWFALFLATLMIPGHVTLIPNYNLMVRFGFVNTYYGLFLPKLTGVFGIFLMRQFFMAIPREMEEAARIDGASIIKTYFKVVLPISKPAISALAIYIFVGTWNDFLWPLLMTSRKEMFTLTVGLDFYRTSYYTYWQYMMAASIMMTIPMIIIFLIFQRQFIDTGVSSGVKG